In Candidatus Woesearchaeota archaeon, one genomic interval encodes:
- a CDS encoding DUF3096 domain-containing protein — MAAEGVILALLSIIAGALILFVPGLLRFLIGGYLMVSGLIMLFLALP, encoded by the coding sequence ATGGCTGCAGAAGGAGTTATACTTGCACTTTTAAGCATTATTGCAGGTGCATTAATTTTGTTTGTCCCTGGATTGCTACGCTTCCTTATCGGTGGCTACCTCATGGTATCGGGTCTTATCATGCTCTTTTTAGCGCTACCATAG
- the carB gene encoding carbamoyl-phosphate synthase (glutamine-hydrolyzing) large subunit, with amino-acid sequence MGITEKPKTALILGSGALKIGEAGEFDYSGSQCLKALREEGIYTILINPNIATIQTSEGMADKIYFLPVTPYFVEQIIRKEKPESILLSFGGQTALNCGVALHKQGTLQKYHVRVLGTPVETVIDTEDRDRFVKRLHEISVKTPQSIAVTSVHDGLTAAKTIGYPVMTRVAYALGGRGSGIAKDEQTLREVVTQAFTYTPQVLIEEWLGGWKEIEYEVVRDGVDNCITVCNMENFDPLGIHTGESIVVAPSQTLTNSEYHKLREISLKVIRHLGIVGECNIQFALDPRSEDYRIIEVNARLSRSSALASKATGYPLAFVAAKLALGYTLPELENSVTRVTKACFEPALDYVVVKIPRWDLKKFRNVSNKIGSEMKSVGEVMAIGRKFEEALQKAIRMLHIGMYGLVCNTVNVRELDIDIREPTDERIFAIVEALKNGFSIERIHGLSGIDPWFLYKIQNIIHLEQELAATRKNDISSSVSSSLFMKAKQHGFSDKQIGMILDKREREVRELRKQLNIFPVVKQIDTLAAEYPAQTNYLYLTYNGQEDDITFQETTSSENGTKNKNETKNMKKKKKIIVLGSGSYKIGSSVEFDWCCVSTVNALRKRGFETIMVNYNPETVSTDYDIVDKLYFEELSFEAVADIYDKEQPLGLIVSMGGQIPNTLALKCHEAGMNILGTSPLDIDRAEDRHKFSQLLDSLRIDQPMWKELTTFEDAAKFSEEVGYPILVRPSYVLSGAAMNVAFNRNDLQQYLSEATHLSPEYPVVLSKFITNAREIELDGVAYRGAIVFSVISEHLENAGVHSGDATIILPPQRTYIETIRRIKTIAKQIAHALHITGPFNIQFIAKENEIKVIECNLRASRSFPFVSKVLHLNLIDLATKAILGEKSVPLTRSSLELDYVGVKAPQFSFSRLKGADPTLHVEMASTGEVACLGDDLHEAFLKAMIATGFVMPKKNVLVSIGGDKTRYKLISTCKRLQKLGFVLYATEHTHQFLMKNGVEARRVYKAHETGEPNILTLLRQKKIDLVVSIPNPEKRLDDDQNYVIRRATVDYSVPLINNVQIFHQLVEALTFKKLTDLKIKAWHEYL; translated from the coding sequence ATGGGCATAACAGAAAAACCAAAAACAGCACTGATCTTAGGATCTGGGGCATTGAAGATAGGTGAGGCTGGTGAATTTGACTACTCGGGATCACAATGCTTAAAAGCATTACGAGAAGAAGGGATCTACACTATTTTGATCAACCCTAATATTGCCACTATTCAAACCAGTGAAGGTATGGCAGACAAGATTTATTTTCTACCGGTAACGCCTTATTTTGTTGAACAGATTATACGGAAAGAAAAGCCAGAGAGTATTCTTTTGAGTTTTGGTGGACAAACCGCACTTAATTGTGGAGTCGCTCTCCATAAACAAGGAACCTTACAGAAATACCATGTCCGTGTTCTTGGTACCCCGGTTGAAACGGTGATTGATACTGAAGATCGTGATCGCTTTGTGAAGCGGTTGCATGAAATTTCAGTTAAAACTCCACAGAGTATAGCGGTAACCTCTGTTCACGATGGACTTACTGCAGCAAAAACCATTGGTTATCCAGTAATGACGCGAGTCGCCTATGCATTAGGGGGAAGAGGCAGTGGTATAGCAAAGGATGAACAAACATTACGTGAAGTAGTTACCCAAGCCTTTACCTACACACCTCAGGTACTGATTGAGGAATGGTTGGGTGGATGGAAAGAGATCGAGTATGAAGTGGTTCGTGATGGTGTAGATAACTGCATTACGGTTTGTAATATGGAAAACTTCGATCCGCTAGGGATCCATACTGGAGAGAGTATTGTCGTTGCGCCTTCACAAACCCTTACGAATAGCGAGTATCATAAGCTGCGTGAAATCTCCCTTAAGGTTATCAGACATTTAGGTATTGTCGGAGAATGTAATATCCAATTTGCGTTAGATCCTCGTTCAGAAGATTATCGTATTATCGAAGTCAATGCACGCCTTTCTCGGAGTTCAGCACTGGCCTCAAAAGCAACAGGTTACCCTCTTGCATTTGTTGCTGCAAAATTAGCACTTGGTTATACCTTACCTGAACTCGAAAATTCGGTAACCAGAGTAACGAAAGCATGTTTCGAGCCTGCCTTGGATTATGTTGTTGTGAAGATTCCACGATGGGATTTAAAGAAATTCCGCAACGTTTCGAACAAAATAGGCTCAGAAATGAAGAGTGTTGGCGAAGTCATGGCCATCGGAAGAAAGTTTGAAGAAGCCCTCCAGAAGGCTATTCGTATGCTTCACATAGGGATGTATGGTTTAGTCTGTAATACGGTCAATGTGCGTGAACTTGACATAGATATCCGTGAACCAACAGACGAGAGAATTTTTGCCATTGTGGAAGCATTAAAGAATGGATTTAGTATTGAACGGATTCATGGCTTAAGTGGTATTGATCCCTGGTTCTTGTACAAGATCCAAAATATCATTCATTTAGAACAGGAGCTTGCCGCTACAAGGAAGAATGATATTTCCTCATCTGTTTCTTCTTCGCTTTTCATGAAAGCAAAGCAGCACGGATTTTCAGATAAACAAATCGGTATGATCCTCGATAAAAGAGAACGAGAAGTACGAGAATTGCGAAAGCAGCTCAACATCTTTCCGGTCGTAAAACAGATAGATACCTTAGCTGCTGAATATCCTGCCCAGACCAATTATTTGTATCTTACTTATAATGGTCAGGAAGATGATATTACCTTCCAAGAGACTACTTCTTCAGAGAATGGAACTAAAAACAAAAACGAAACAAAAAATATGAAGAAAAAAAAGAAGATTATAGTCCTTGGATCTGGTTCGTATAAAATTGGTTCAAGTGTTGAATTTGACTGGTGTTGCGTCAGTACGGTTAATGCCTTACGTAAGCGTGGTTTCGAAACCATTATGGTAAACTACAATCCCGAAACCGTCAGTACTGATTATGACATTGTTGACAAGCTGTATTTTGAGGAATTAAGCTTTGAAGCAGTTGCCGATATCTATGATAAGGAACAACCGCTTGGGCTTATTGTTTCTATGGGAGGGCAGATCCCCAATACCTTAGCATTGAAATGTCATGAGGCAGGTATGAACATTTTAGGGACCTCTCCCCTTGACATTGATCGCGCGGAAGATCGTCATAAATTCTCACAGTTGCTTGACTCTTTGAGGATTGATCAGCCCATGTGGAAAGAATTAACTACCTTCGAGGATGCTGCGAAGTTCTCCGAAGAGGTTGGTTACCCTATCCTTGTTCGGCCATCGTATGTCTTAAGTGGTGCTGCCATGAACGTTGCCTTTAATCGCAATGACCTGCAACAGTACCTCTCTGAAGCAACCCATCTTAGTCCAGAATATCCGGTAGTACTTTCAAAGTTTATTACCAATGCCAGGGAAATTGAGCTTGATGGTGTAGCATATCGTGGTGCTATTGTTTTTTCAGTCATTAGCGAACATCTTGAAAATGCAGGTGTCCACAGTGGAGATGCCACGATCATCTTACCTCCACAACGAACCTATATCGAGACCATCCGCCGTATTAAAACTATTGCAAAACAGATCGCTCATGCACTGCACATTACCGGCCCATTCAATATCCAGTTTATTGCCAAGGAAAATGAGATCAAGGTGATTGAATGCAATCTGCGGGCATCACGAAGCTTTCCCTTTGTTTCTAAAGTGCTTCATCTCAACCTTATTGACCTGGCAACAAAAGCAATTCTTGGTGAGAAAAGTGTTCCCTTGACAAGGTCTTCACTTGAGCTCGATTATGTTGGTGTTAAAGCCCCTCAATTTTCCTTTTCTCGATTAAAGGGTGCAGACCCCACATTACATGTTGAAATGGCTTCAACCGGTGAAGTCGCTTGTCTTGGAGATGACCTTCATGAAGCATTCTTGAAGGCCATGATTGCTACGGGTTTTGTCATGCCAAAGAAGAATGTTCTTGTGAGTATTGGCGGTGACAAAACAAGGTACAAATTGATCAGTACCTGCAAACGACTACAAAAGCTTGGGTTTGTCTTGTATGCCACTGAGCATACGCATCAGTTTCTTATGAAAAACGGTGTTGAGGCACGCCGTGTCTATAAGGCCCATGAAACAGGAGAACCGAATATTTTAACACTGTTACGTCAAAAGAAAATAGATCTGGTGGTGTCTATTCCTAATCCAGAAAAACGGCTTGATGATGACCAGAATTATGTTATTCGCCGAGCAACCGTTGATTATTCGGTGCCATTAATCAATAATGTCCAGATCTTCCATCAACTCGTGGAGGCATTGACGTTTAAGAAACTCACGGATTTGAAGATAAAAGCATGGCATGAGTATTTGTAA
- a CDS encoding ribonuclease H-like domain-containing protein, translated as MPVLHFFPYTITYKVVDNKPLIYLFGKTDTGKQICCVDPNFQPYFYVIPKDEKKSELLQKKIASLTVDKHGKSVTPAQVTSIQRNYQGIKQKVFQVITHIPSDVPPLREAIAALPGTSVHEADILFTRRYCIDKGIIPLTEVEVHVEPREEKAKVPVFTLSSLKPKGESVTESKVLAFDIETYWPKGTGYDPKKNPILTIALYGNNFQKVLCWKQFRTKHSFIEFVKDEAELLKRFIALIEEFQPDLLCGYYSEGFDFPYILQRAEKHKIPLTLGLDYSTPSLDKTRETVQVTGIVHLDILTFIRNVLRTTLETDSYDLNAVAAELLGDKKKEVDIGGFAEIWDKGSSQIEAYCEYNLHDAQLTYRLAQELMPSMVEFVKIIGQPMDDVTRMSFSQLVEWYVLRQAFVFQEIAYNKPEHDLVKERMKKTFQGAFVLEPKPGLHNDLVVFDFRSLYPTIIASHNISPETFCCACCKETAKPVPLSDEHYWFCKKRKGFLSTVIEDIIMRRSHIKELMKKTKDEQGKKFLEARSQGLKLLANSFYGYFGFYASRWYSLECSRCIAAYGRHYIHQVIETATKNGFQTIYSDTDSIFLTLSGKKLKDALVFQDAVNKDLPGIMELDLEGHYPAGIFVSLKMGDAGAKKKYALLREDNTIKIRGFELVRRNWSPIAKEVQEKVIAIILKEKSTEKALKYVQGIIHDLQKKAIPLEKVIMRTQIQKPLHTYDQIGPHVAAARRMEEQGMPVTPGSMIQYVIIKGTEKIRDRARLPHEAKAKDYDAEYYINNQIMPSVERIFEALGYEKDQLTQKTKQKKLDVFFAP; from the coding sequence ATGCCTGTCCTTCATTTTTTCCCCTACACGATCACGTATAAGGTAGTTGATAACAAGCCGCTGATCTATCTCTTTGGTAAAACTGATACTGGGAAGCAGATCTGTTGCGTTGATCCCAACTTTCAACCATATTTCTATGTCATTCCAAAAGATGAGAAAAAAAGCGAACTTCTTCAAAAAAAGATTGCATCACTAACCGTAGACAAGCATGGAAAAAGTGTTACGCCTGCACAGGTTACGTCTATACAAAGGAACTATCAAGGAATAAAACAGAAAGTTTTTCAGGTTATTACTCATATTCCCTCTGATGTTCCACCCTTACGAGAGGCTATTGCTGCCTTACCGGGTACTTCAGTTCATGAAGCGGATATCCTTTTTACCCGACGATACTGTATTGATAAGGGGATCATTCCTCTTACTGAGGTAGAAGTTCATGTTGAGCCACGGGAAGAAAAAGCAAAGGTACCGGTGTTTACGCTGAGCTCATTAAAACCTAAAGGAGAATCAGTTACCGAATCAAAGGTCCTTGCTTTTGATATCGAAACCTATTGGCCAAAGGGAACAGGATATGATCCCAAGAAGAATCCTATCTTGACCATCGCTCTTTATGGCAACAATTTCCAAAAAGTCTTATGCTGGAAACAGTTTAGAACCAAGCATTCCTTTATCGAATTTGTGAAGGATGAAGCAGAGCTCCTCAAACGATTTATCGCTCTCATTGAAGAATTTCAGCCAGATCTCCTTTGTGGCTATTATTCTGAGGGCTTTGATTTTCCTTATATCTTACAGCGTGCTGAAAAACACAAAATTCCTCTGACACTTGGTTTGGATTACTCTACTCCATCTCTTGATAAAACCAGAGAAACTGTTCAAGTAACGGGTATTGTTCATCTTGATATCCTTACCTTTATCCGTAATGTTTTGCGTACAACACTTGAGACTGATAGCTATGATCTCAACGCTGTTGCAGCAGAATTGCTCGGCGATAAAAAAAAAGAAGTTGATATTGGGGGATTTGCGGAAATTTGGGATAAGGGATCTTCCCAGATTGAAGCATATTGTGAATACAACCTTCATGATGCACAGCTAACCTACCGTTTAGCCCAAGAATTAATGCCATCAATGGTTGAATTTGTTAAAATTATTGGCCAACCGATGGATGATGTGACAAGAATGTCCTTTAGCCAACTTGTCGAGTGGTATGTTCTTCGTCAAGCATTTGTGTTTCAGGAAATTGCGTATAACAAGCCAGAGCATGATCTTGTCAAGGAACGCATGAAAAAAACATTTCAAGGAGCTTTTGTCCTCGAACCAAAACCAGGATTACATAATGACCTTGTGGTTTTTGATTTCAGGAGTTTGTATCCAACCATTATCGCTTCACACAATATTTCCCCAGAAACATTTTGTTGTGCATGCTGTAAAGAAACTGCAAAACCCGTTCCTCTCTCTGATGAGCATTACTGGTTTTGTAAAAAACGTAAGGGATTTCTTTCGACGGTTATTGAGGATATTATTATGAGAAGATCACATATTAAGGAACTAATGAAAAAAACAAAGGATGAGCAAGGGAAAAAATTCCTTGAGGCCCGTTCGCAGGGGCTTAAGCTTTTGGCAAATTCATTCTATGGTTATTTTGGTTTTTATGCATCACGGTGGTATAGCTTGGAATGTTCTCGTTGTATTGCTGCGTATGGAAGGCATTATATCCACCAGGTCATTGAAACAGCAACAAAAAATGGATTTCAAACCATTTATTCAGATACCGATAGTATTTTTCTCACACTCTCTGGTAAAAAACTCAAGGACGCTTTGGTATTCCAAGATGCTGTTAATAAGGACCTTCCTGGGATTATGGAACTTGACCTTGAAGGACATTATCCTGCAGGAATTTTTGTTTCCCTAAAGATGGGAGATGCCGGAGCAAAGAAAAAATATGCATTGCTTCGCGAAGACAATACTATTAAAATCAGGGGCTTTGAACTAGTAAGAAGAAACTGGAGCCCTATCGCAAAGGAAGTACAAGAGAAGGTTATTGCTATTATTCTCAAGGAAAAAAGTACAGAGAAAGCACTGAAGTATGTCCAAGGTATTATTCATGATCTTCAGAAAAAAGCAATTCCTCTCGAGAAGGTGATTATGCGAACCCAGATTCAAAAACCACTTCATACGTATGATCAAATTGGCCCACATGTTGCTGCTGCACGACGAATGGAAGAACAGGGAATGCCCGTTACTCCCGGATCTATGATTCAGTATGTGATTATAAAAGGAACAGAAAAAATCCGTGATCGAGCACGGTTACCTCATGAAGCAAAAGCAAAAGATTATGATGCAGAATACTATATCAATAACCAAATTATGCCTTCAGTAGAACGGATATTTGAAGCACTTGGCTATGAAAAAGATCAACTTACCCAAAAAACCAAACAAAAAAAGCTTGATGTTTTTTTTGCGCCATAA
- the carA gene encoding glutamine-hydrolyzing carbamoyl-phosphate synthase small subunit, translating into MEQKAKLILEDGSIYQGISFGSSALTSGEVVFNTGMVGYPESLTDPSYKGQILVLTYPLIGNYGVPGEEQDSFGIQRFFESERIHIQGLIVADYAFQHNHWHAQKSLGEWLEASHIPGLTGIDTRALTKKLREKGTMLGAIVFESTNQQIHTNVQPNNRVTSISPPFYDPNTVDLVKQVCIGEKKFYKNGQPSVLLIDCGCKNHIIRSLLQRTMSVYRVPYDYDFFADASLSFDGIVVSNGPGDPKMCHTTILLLQKAMMKNIPIFGICLGNQLLALAAGADTYKLKYGHRGQNQPCQELGTQRCYITSQNHGFAVAASTLSEDWEPWFINTNDGTIEGIRHKTKPFRSVQFHPEGHCGPEDTGFLFDQFLQVIKNRGAWK; encoded by the coding sequence ATGGAGCAAAAAGCAAAACTGATTCTTGAGGATGGTTCAATCTATCAAGGTATTTCATTTGGATCTTCTGCACTGACATCAGGAGAGGTTGTCTTTAACACCGGTATGGTTGGTTATCCTGAATCCTTAACCGATCCTTCATACAAAGGTCAGATTCTTGTCTTAACATACCCGCTCATTGGAAACTATGGTGTTCCGGGAGAAGAGCAGGACTCCTTTGGCATCCAACGTTTTTTTGAGTCTGAAAGGATCCATATTCAAGGATTGATTGTTGCTGACTATGCCTTTCAGCACAACCACTGGCATGCACAAAAGAGTTTGGGAGAATGGCTAGAGGCTTCACATATTCCAGGACTTACAGGCATTGATACCAGAGCGCTTACCAAAAAATTACGTGAAAAAGGCACGATGTTAGGAGCGATTGTATTTGAGAGCACTAATCAACAGATACATACCAATGTTCAACCAAACAACAGAGTTACCTCAATCTCACCACCGTTTTATGATCCTAATACCGTAGATCTTGTCAAACAAGTGTGTATTGGCGAGAAGAAATTCTACAAAAATGGACAACCAAGTGTTCTTTTGATTGATTGTGGATGTAAGAACCACATTATTCGTTCACTACTTCAGCGAACTATGAGTGTTTATCGTGTTCCTTATGACTATGATTTCTTTGCCGATGCCTCCTTATCTTTTGATGGCATTGTCGTTTCCAACGGCCCCGGAGATCCCAAGATGTGTCATACGACGATTCTCTTGTTGCAAAAAGCTATGATGAAGAACATCCCGATTTTTGGTATCTGCCTGGGTAATCAGCTTCTTGCCTTAGCAGCAGGTGCTGATACCTACAAACTGAAGTATGGTCATCGAGGTCAAAATCAACCTTGTCAAGAGCTTGGTACCCAACGCTGTTACATTACCTCCCAAAATCATGGCTTTGCAGTAGCTGCCTCGACCTTGTCAGAAGACTGGGAACCATGGTTTATTAACACGAATGATGGCACCATTGAAGGTATTCGACATAAAACAAAGCCGTTTCGCAGTGTGCAGTTTCATCCTGAGGGCCATTGCGGGCCAGAAGATACCGGCTTTCTCTTTGATCAATTCCTTCAGGTTATCAAGAATAGAGGTGCGTGGAAATAA
- a CDS encoding AAA family ATPase, with protein MARFVSLVSGKGGVGKTSSAINLAAALTDFGREVILVDADINASNMGILLGYHKPAVSLQECLAGKKKITNAICIHPSGLKVIFSDVALDAHAFTLEHLGEKLRELQNLAEIILIDGAAGLGEEAKAAIKAADDVMIITNPELPAVTDALKTVKIAKDLKKNILGVVITRVKGDHLEMSPTNINQMLQQKVIATIPDDEVMRSLHRIQYPTVVSHPESKVAKAYRKLAANLIGATYEENLPEPKKDLLSTVKDLFIRKNLRKEREERAKKYEKKRA; from the coding sequence ATGGCTCGTTTTGTTAGTCTGGTCTCTGGAAAAGGTGGCGTCGGAAAGACTTCATCAGCAATTAATCTGGCTGCTGCATTAACTGATTTTGGGAGAGAGGTTATTCTGGTCGATGCTGATATTAACGCATCAAACATGGGAATTCTTTTAGGATACCATAAACCAGCAGTGAGCTTGCAAGAGTGTTTAGCTGGCAAAAAAAAGATAACCAATGCTATCTGTATCCATCCTTCAGGGCTTAAAGTCATTTTTTCAGATGTGGCTTTAGACGCTCATGCCTTTACCTTAGAACATTTAGGAGAGAAACTTCGCGAGTTACAAAACTTAGCAGAGATCATTCTTATTGATGGCGCAGCTGGCTTAGGTGAGGAGGCAAAAGCGGCCATTAAAGCTGCAGACGATGTGATGATTATTACGAATCCAGAATTACCGGCAGTAACCGATGCATTAAAAACCGTGAAGATCGCAAAGGATCTCAAGAAAAATATCCTCGGTGTTGTTATTACGCGAGTTAAAGGAGACCATCTCGAGATGAGTCCTACGAACATCAACCAGATGCTTCAGCAAAAAGTTATTGCAACCATTCCCGACGATGAAGTAATGCGATCGCTTCATCGTATTCAGTATCCAACGGTCGTGTCCCATCCAGAATCAAAGGTTGCAAAAGCATATCGAAAATTAGCTGCAAACCTCATTGGAGCAACCTATGAAGAAAACTTACCAGAACCAAAAAAAGATCTTCTTTCCACAGTCAAAGATCTCTTCATACGAAAAAACTTACGAAAAGAACGAGAAGAAAGAGCAAAAAAATATGAAAAAAAGCGTGCATAA
- a CDS encoding MarC family protein: MNNYLIIFLAAFSALFTIVSPFSTASVFLTITRGDSKEKRLHMVKKACITGAVVLMAFAIAGSSILEFFSITIDAFKIAGGIIVGTLGFKMVYAKREHLHTEKAKKEAIEKEDVSIIPLAIPMMTGPGAMTTGIVLMGEATGPGEQGAIILAIIAVFLCAYLILSKAPFVDKYLGETGRLVIDKIMGLIVLVVGVQFIVDGIGAIVGSWAAFW; encoded by the coding sequence ATGAACAATTATCTCATAATTTTTCTTGCGGCATTTTCTGCACTTTTCACGATAGTAAGCCCTTTTAGCACAGCCTCGGTATTTTTGACGATTACACGGGGAGACTCAAAGGAAAAAAGGCTTCACATGGTCAAAAAAGCCTGTATTACCGGTGCCGTCGTGCTTATGGCTTTTGCTATTGCCGGAAGCTCGATTCTTGAGTTTTTCAGCATTACTATTGATGCCTTCAAAATAGCAGGAGGTATTATTGTAGGTACGCTCGGCTTTAAGATGGTCTATGCAAAACGAGAACATCTCCATACAGAAAAAGCAAAGAAAGAGGCTATTGAGAAGGAAGATGTCTCTATTATTCCTTTAGCAATCCCTATGATGACTGGACCAGGAGCAATGACAACGGGAATTGTACTTATGGGAGAAGCAACAGGACCGGGAGAACAAGGTGCTATTATTTTGGCAATCATTGCCGTGTTCCTCTGTGCTTATCTTATCCTTTCTAAAGCACCATTTGTGGATAAGTATCTCGGAGAAACAGGAAGGTTAGTCATTGATAAGATCATGGGTTTAATCGTCCTTGTTGTTGGTGTACAGTTTATCGTTGATGGTATTGGTGCTATTGTTGGAAGCTGGGCAGCCTTTTGGTAG
- a CDS encoding adenylosuccinate lyase: MVEELNPYDAISPLDFRYYLPNKKLYDKLHPYLSEEAFVHYQLKVEVAITKALAKQRICSQQIAREVEQAAHQVTAKEVYAEDAKIHHYTRALANCLRNKVSAAAKPYVHFTATSFDIFDTANALRYRDVVQKVVIPDLGELEKTLIDIARREKNTLQIGRTHGQHAVPITFGFALSEYVARFGNSILKLREASKNLRGKMAGAVGAYNAQSLFFSDPLAFEKEVLAELDLKPGSCATQIVEPEYVMELMHGIIAAFGVLANLADDMRHLQRSEIAEVAEKFDSKQVGSSTMPHKRNPWNFENIKSMYKTFMPRMMTCYLDQISEHQRDLSNSASSRFYPEMIAGFVESVNRMHGLMNRLVVDITAMERNLSMHKQMVIAEPLYLLLAAHDHPDAHEVVRELTLKAQKTGKSLMVLVRADPSLQPYVKKFTKEQKLLLEHPERYVGMAPKKTELVCNEWEQKLFLAQKSL, encoded by the coding sequence ATGGTTGAAGAGCTCAATCCTTATGATGCTATTAGCCCACTTGATTTCCGTTATTACTTACCTAATAAAAAATTGTACGATAAATTACATCCGTATCTTTCTGAGGAAGCCTTTGTGCACTACCAACTAAAGGTAGAGGTAGCGATTACTAAAGCACTGGCAAAACAAAGAATTTGTAGTCAACAGATTGCTCGTGAAGTAGAGCAAGCAGCACATCAGGTTACGGCAAAAGAGGTCTATGCAGAAGACGCAAAAATCCATCACTATACCAGAGCATTGGCAAATTGTCTAAGGAACAAGGTTTCTGCTGCAGCAAAGCCCTATGTGCATTTCACTGCCACGTCCTTTGATATCTTTGACACTGCAAATGCCTTACGCTATCGTGATGTTGTCCAAAAAGTAGTCATTCCTGACCTTGGAGAGCTTGAAAAAACATTGATCGATATTGCACGGCGGGAAAAAAATACCTTGCAAATTGGAAGAACTCATGGACAGCATGCCGTACCCATTACCTTTGGATTCGCACTTTCGGAATATGTCGCTCGTTTCGGGAACAGTATTCTGAAATTACGGGAAGCAAGTAAAAATCTCCGGGGAAAGATGGCAGGTGCAGTTGGCGCATATAACGCACAATCATTATTTTTTAGTGATCCATTAGCATTTGAAAAGGAAGTTTTAGCTGAGCTTGATCTCAAACCCGGTTCGTGCGCGACACAGATTGTCGAACCAGAGTATGTCATGGAACTGATGCATGGCATTATTGCTGCATTTGGTGTTCTTGCAAATCTGGCAGATGATATGCGTCATTTACAACGGAGTGAAATTGCCGAGGTTGCGGAAAAGTTTGACAGCAAACAGGTCGGTAGTAGTACCATGCCACATAAGCGAAATCCATGGAACTTCGAGAACATTAAAAGTATGTATAAAACCTTTATGCCACGGATGATGACCTGTTATTTAGATCAGATCAGCGAGCACCAACGTGACTTAAGCAACAGTGCATCATCACGCTTCTATCCTGAAATGATTGCTGGTTTTGTGGAATCTGTCAATCGTATGCATGGTCTTATGAACCGTCTTGTTGTTGATATCACAGCTATGGAACGAAATCTGAGTATGCATAAACAAATGGTTATTGCAGAGCCATTGTATCTTCTCTTAGCAGCCCATGACCATCCAGATGCTCATGAAGTTGTACGAGAATTAACACTCAAAGCCCAAAAGACAGGCAAGTCTCTAATGGTTTTGGTGAGAGCAGATCCTTCATTACAACCCTACGTGAAAAAGTTTACCAAAGAGCAAAAGTTACTTTTAGAACATCCAGAACGATATGTAGGGATGGCCCCAAAAAAGACAGAACTCGTCTGTAACGAATGGGAACAAAAGTTATTTTTAGCACAGAAAAGCTTATAA